The window ACTTTATCACGTTTAACCGTTGCAACTTTTTTACGGTTTGGTTCACCTGATCCAGATTGGATACCTGCTGCTACTTTAAGTAATACTGCTGCAGGTGGAGTTTTTGTAATGAAAGTGAAAGAACGGTCTTCGAAAACTGTGATTTCAACTGGGATAATTAATCCAGCTTGATCAGCAGTACGAGCGTTGAACTCCTTACAGAATCCCATGATATTAACACCTGCTTGACCTAATGCAGGACCAACCGGTGGAGCT is drawn from Lysinibacillus sp. SGAir0095 and contains these coding sequences:
- the rplK gene encoding 50S ribosomal protein L11; amino-acid sequence: MAKKVIKIVKLQIPAGKANPAPPVGPALGQAGVNIMGFCKEFNARTADQAGLIIPVEITVFEDRSFTFITKTPPAAVLLKVAAGIQSGSGEPNRKKVATVKRDKVREIAEQKMPDLNAASVESAMAMVEGTARSMGIVIED